In Geotalea uraniireducens, one genomic interval encodes:
- a CDS encoding L,D-transpeptidase family protein, producing MMATKRIRQFSLLLAALLLAVAAGPAPAVAAVAPVDRVVVFKSRRLMQLLRGNEVIRSYRIALGRHPVGPKDRSGDCRTPEGCYLLDRRNSASAYHRSIHISYPNALDRAAARSKGVSPGGDVMIHGLPKGFEDLADRHFVRNWTKGCIAVSNAEIDEIWQLVPDGTPIDIHP from the coding sequence ATGATGGCAACGAAACGAATCCGACAGTTCAGCCTGCTGCTGGCCGCCCTGCTGCTGGCGGTCGCCGCCGGCCCGGCACCGGCCGTGGCGGCAGTGGCCCCCGTCGACCGGGTTGTGGTCTTCAAGAGCCGGCGGCTGATGCAGCTGCTCCGGGGAAACGAGGTGATCCGCTCGTACCGGATCGCCCTCGGCAGGCATCCGGTCGGTCCCAAGGACCGTTCCGGCGATTGCAGGACCCCCGAGGGGTGCTACCTGCTCGACCGGCGCAATTCTGCCAGCGCCTATCACCGCTCCATTCACATCTCCTATCCCAATGCCCTCGACCGGGCCGCGGCCCGCAGCAAAGGGGTCTCCCCCGGCGGCGACGTCATGATCCACGGTCTCCCCAAGGGGTTCGAAGATCTGGCCGACCGGCACTTCGTCCGGAACTGGACGAAAGGGTGCATCGCCGTCAGCAACGCCGAGATCGATGAGATCTGGCAACTGGTTCCCGACGGCACACCGATCGACATCCATCCCTGA
- a CDS encoding urea amidolyase associated protein UAAP1, producing the protein MNIDPKLILFEETMPGGWNRSHLLKRGTALRLTDLEGGANMAAIFYNAHNPTERYNMPDTLKAQFISCIGKGCACYSDLGRILVSVLDDSCGWHDTISGVSNARTNERRYGSRSYQEARNGYYRNGHDALLLELAKHGLGKRDLVAPVNFFTKIAVDETGAMSFVAGNSRAGAFVDLQAEMDTLVVLCSCPHPMDPTPEYAPKPVRLTVWRSAIAPEENPCRTFCPQNERGFINTVEYCL; encoded by the coding sequence ATGAACATCGATCCGAAGCTCATCCTTTTCGAAGAGACCATGCCGGGAGGATGGAATCGCTCGCACCTTCTCAAGCGCGGCACCGCCCTGCGACTGACCGACCTGGAGGGAGGGGCCAACATGGCGGCGATTTTCTACAACGCCCACAATCCCACCGAACGCTACAACATGCCCGACACACTGAAAGCCCAGTTCATCTCCTGCATCGGCAAGGGGTGTGCCTGTTATTCGGATCTCGGGCGGATTCTCGTGTCGGTGCTCGACGACAGCTGCGGCTGGCACGATACCATCAGCGGCGTTTCCAACGCCCGGACCAACGAACGCCGTTACGGCAGCCGAAGCTACCAGGAGGCGCGCAACGGCTACTATCGCAACGGCCATGACGCGCTGCTGCTGGAACTGGCCAAGCACGGTCTCGGCAAACGGGACCTGGTGGCACCGGTCAATTTCTTCACCAAGATCGCCGTTGACGAGACGGGGGCAATGAGTTTCGTCGCCGGCAACTCCCGCGCCGGCGCCTTCGTCGACCTGCAGGCGGAAATGGATACCCTGGTGGTGCTCTGCAGCTGCCCGCACCCGATGGACCCCACCCCCGAATACGCCCCGAAGCCGGTCCGGCTGACCGTCTGGCGCTCCGCTATCGCGCCGGAAGAGAACCCGTGCCGCACCTTCTGCCCACAGAACGAACGGGGCTTCATCAATACGGTGGAGTACTGTCTTTAA
- a CDS encoding ABC transporter substrate-binding protein, translating into MFDVVNDDRRQFGFVWPPAADSTRDDLPQRGEQMRVKRIMIVALAAAACCLALVACKSGGKESTAVQQGAQGKPPLRIAYSDWPGWVAWEVGIQKGFFKEAGVNVQFLWFEYAPSMDAFVAGKVDAVAMSNGDTLVNGANGKKGVMILVNDYSNGNDMIVARPGIDSIKALKGKKVALEIGLLEHLMLETALKQNGMKISDVKLINTPTHQTAQTLASGDVDAIAAWQPNSGQALKAVNGAKAIYTSADAPGLIYDTLVVDPQSLADRKEDWQKVVKVWYRIYDYIKDPAHEKEVLDIMSARVNVPPAEYATYMKGTRFLSLAEAKEVFKKGDSLKSLYGSSKNADAFNVANKVYSKPQNVDEYIDPSFTMNVQ; encoded by the coding sequence ATGTTTGACGTGGTCAACGACGACCGGCGACAGTTCGGTTTCGTCTGGCCGCCGGCCGCGGATTCGACCCGGGACGATCTTCCACAAAGGGGGGAACAGATGAGAGTCAAGCGGATAATGATTGTGGCACTGGCCGCGGCAGCCTGCTGTCTGGCGCTGGTTGCCTGCAAGTCCGGCGGCAAGGAAAGTACGGCGGTACAACAGGGCGCCCAGGGGAAACCACCTCTCCGGATTGCCTACAGCGACTGGCCGGGCTGGGTAGCCTGGGAGGTCGGCATCCAGAAGGGATTTTTCAAGGAAGCCGGCGTCAACGTCCAGTTCCTCTGGTTCGAATACGCCCCGTCCATGGATGCCTTTGTCGCCGGCAAGGTGGATGCGGTGGCAATGTCCAACGGCGACACGCTGGTCAACGGTGCCAACGGTAAAAAGGGCGTGATGATCCTGGTCAACGATTACAGCAACGGCAACGACATGATTGTCGCCCGGCCGGGCATCGATTCGATCAAAGCCCTCAAAGGGAAAAAGGTCGCCCTGGAAATCGGCCTCCTGGAACACCTGATGCTTGAGACGGCCCTCAAACAGAACGGGATGAAAATCAGCGACGTCAAACTGATCAACACCCCGACCCACCAGACCGCCCAGACCCTGGCTTCGGGCGACGTGGACGCCATCGCCGCCTGGCAGCCCAACTCGGGACAAGCCCTGAAGGCGGTGAACGGCGCCAAGGCGATCTACACCAGCGCCGACGCCCCAGGCCTCATCTACGACACCCTGGTGGTCGATCCCCAGAGCCTGGCCGACCGCAAAGAGGATTGGCAGAAAGTGGTCAAGGTCTGGTATCGAATCTACGACTACATCAAGGATCCGGCCCACGAGAAAGAGGTCCTCGACATCATGTCGGCGCGGGTCAACGTACCGCCGGCTGAGTATGCCACCTATATGAAAGGGACCCGCTTCCTCTCCCTGGCCGAGGCCAAAGAGGTATTCAAGAAGGGGGACAGCCTGAAATCGCTCTACGGGTCGAGCAAGAACGCCGACGCCTTCAACGTGGCGAACAAGGTCTACAGCAAGCCGCAGAATGTCGATGAGTACATCGACCCCTCGTTCACCATGAACGTGCAGTAA
- a CDS encoding ABC transporter permease, which produces MARARYFVIWKDLDPRRRRVLQIFSFIIPLAFWAIVSYCPAVWHPLVRITASGDIGHFTVGDLVKKGAFARENAKAMAQHLMPASGIPANPIYLPAPHEVAISFYKAFTTPPRLPDEPWLHESLWHSIKVIVWGFLISSLLAVPLGIICGTYRFFAHLSEPFVEFFRYLPAPAFAALAVAVLGINDGPKVAIIVIGTFFQQLLMISNTTQKLDPALIEAAQTLGARGFKLFTRVVIPGILPDIYRDMRILLGWAWTYLIVAEVVGNSTGITWFINQQAKYRIYDNVYAAIIMIGIIGLTTDIFLAWLGSHLFVWKSRKRSFLSRLRIVYAPTRVKSAYQQVPYDNA; this is translated from the coding sequence ATGGCACGCGCACGCTACTTCGTCATCTGGAAGGATCTGGACCCCCGCCGGCGCCGGGTTCTGCAGATTTTCTCCTTCATCATCCCCCTGGCGTTCTGGGCGATCGTCAGCTACTGCCCGGCCGTCTGGCATCCGCTGGTCAGGATCACCGCCAGCGGCGATATCGGCCACTTCACGGTCGGCGACCTGGTCAAAAAGGGGGCCTTTGCCCGGGAAAATGCCAAGGCGATGGCCCAGCACCTGATGCCGGCCAGCGGCATCCCGGCCAATCCGATCTACCTCCCCGCCCCCCACGAAGTGGCGATCAGTTTCTACAAGGCATTCACCACCCCGCCCCGACTGCCGGATGAGCCGTGGCTCCACGAAAGCCTCTGGCACAGCATCAAGGTCATCGTCTGGGGTTTTTTGATCTCCTCGCTGCTCGCCGTGCCGCTCGGCATCATCTGCGGCACCTATCGGTTTTTCGCCCACCTGAGCGAACCGTTCGTGGAATTCTTCCGCTACCTGCCGGCCCCGGCCTTTGCCGCGCTGGCGGTGGCGGTACTCGGCATCAACGACGGACCGAAAGTGGCCATCATCGTCATCGGTACCTTCTTCCAGCAGTTGCTAATGATCTCCAATACCACCCAGAAACTCGACCCGGCGCTGATCGAGGCGGCCCAGACTCTCGGGGCGCGGGGCTTCAAGCTGTTCACCAGGGTGGTGATCCCAGGCATCCTGCCGGACATCTACCGGGACATGCGCATTCTGCTCGGCTGGGCCTGGACCTATCTGATCGTCGCCGAAGTGGTGGGAAACAGCACCGGCATCACCTGGTTCATCAACCAGCAGGCCAAGTACCGGATCTACGACAATGTTTACGCCGCCATCATCATGATCGGCATCATTGGCCTGACGACCGACATCTTCCTCGCCTGGCTGGGAAGCCACCTGTTCGTCTGGAAGAGCCGCAAGCGCAGTTTCCTCTCTCGGCTCCGGATCGTCTATGCACCGACCCGAGTCAAATCCGCCTATCAGCAGGTGCCCTATGACAACGCATGA
- the kdpA gene encoding potassium-transporting ATPase subunit KdpA has translation MNLQEWLHTTLFFTVLLLLVGPFGRYMARVYQGERTVLTPLAAAVETVLYRLCGVDRHEEMDWKRYAASLLLFNLLGGTVLFALLLLQGVLPLNPQRFPAFSWHLALNTAVSFMTNTNWQNYGGDSAASYFTQLGGFTVHNFVSAATGMAVAIALIRGFARRKSTAIGNFWVDLTRSILYILLPLALLAAVFLVSQGVIQNLAPYRTVPLLQPVAREPGGWGGAAREVTMPMGPVASQEAIKELGTNGGGFFNANSAHPFENPTPLTNIVEIFLILLIPGGLTVTFGRLVGNPRQGWALLAVMLAILVCAMGVLSRAESAGNPLVAKLGVYGSNMEGKEIRFGLAGSSLFTVATTGTSCGAVNTMHDSLTPVGGMMPLGLILLSEVVFGGVGTGLYTMLAFVVIAVFIAGLMIGRTPEFLGKKIEVREMWLSIVTVLVAGVLVLIFSGLAMLVPAGGAAMANPGAHGLTEVLYAFASMANNNGSAFAGLNGNTVFYNLTGAVCMLVGRFAPIVASLAMAGSLAVKKYVPPSLGTLPTDKLPFALWLTLVILIVGALTFFPALAMGPIVEQLQMMGG, from the coding sequence ATGAATCTTCAGGAGTGGCTGCATACCACGCTGTTCTTTACTGTTCTGCTGCTTCTGGTCGGGCCGTTCGGCCGCTACATGGCCCGGGTCTACCAAGGGGAACGGACCGTTCTCACCCCCCTGGCCGCCGCCGTCGAAACCGTGCTCTACCGGCTTTGCGGCGTGGATCGGCACGAGGAGATGGACTGGAAACGGTATGCTGCCAGCCTCCTTCTGTTCAATCTGCTCGGCGGCACGGTCCTTTTTGCCCTGCTGCTCCTCCAGGGCGTCCTCCCCCTCAACCCGCAACGGTTTCCGGCATTCTCCTGGCACCTGGCCCTCAATACGGCCGTCAGCTTCATGACCAACACCAACTGGCAGAATTACGGCGGCGATTCGGCGGCCAGCTATTTCACCCAGCTGGGCGGCTTTACCGTGCACAATTTCGTCTCTGCCGCCACCGGGATGGCGGTCGCCATCGCCCTGATCCGCGGCTTCGCCCGGCGAAAAAGCACGGCCATCGGCAATTTCTGGGTGGACCTCACCCGGAGCATCCTCTACATCCTGCTGCCGCTGGCGCTGCTTGCCGCCGTATTCCTGGTCTCCCAGGGGGTGATCCAGAATCTCGCCCCGTACCGGACCGTGCCGCTACTCCAGCCGGTTGCCCGGGAACCGGGGGGGTGGGGTGGAGCGGCCCGGGAGGTAACCATGCCGATGGGGCCGGTCGCTTCCCAGGAGGCGATCAAAGAGCTCGGTACTAACGGCGGCGGTTTCTTCAACGCCAACTCGGCCCACCCCTTCGAAAATCCGACCCCTCTTACCAACATCGTGGAGATCTTTCTGATCCTCCTGATCCCCGGCGGACTAACCGTCACCTTCGGCCGGCTGGTGGGGAACCCCCGCCAGGGGTGGGCGCTGCTGGCGGTGATGCTGGCGATCCTCGTCTGCGCCATGGGGGTTCTCTCCCGGGCCGAGTCGGCCGGCAATCCGCTGGTGGCGAAGCTTGGCGTCTACGGCAGCAACATGGAAGGAAAAGAGATCCGCTTCGGCCTGGCCGGCAGCTCCCTGTTCACCGTCGCCACTACCGGTACCTCCTGCGGCGCGGTCAACACCATGCACGACTCCCTTACTCCCGTCGGCGGGATGATGCCGCTGGGGCTGATTCTCCTCTCCGAAGTGGTCTTCGGCGGGGTTGGCACCGGGCTCTACACCATGCTCGCCTTCGTGGTGATCGCGGTCTTTATTGCCGGGCTGATGATTGGCCGGACCCCCGAGTTCCTCGGCAAAAAGATCGAGGTCCGGGAGATGTGGCTGTCGATCGTCACGGTGCTCGTCGCCGGCGTGCTGGTACTGATCTTTTCCGGGCTCGCCATGCTGGTGCCGGCAGGGGGCGCCGCCATGGCGAACCCCGGCGCCCACGGCCTCACCGAGGTGCTCTATGCCTTCGCCTCGATGGCCAACAACAACGGCAGCGCCTTTGCCGGGCTGAACGGCAATACCGTTTTCTATAATCTGACCGGTGCCGTCTGCATGCTGGTCGGTCGCTTCGCGCCGATCGTCGCCTCACTGGCCATGGCCGGATCGCTGGCGGTGAAGAAGTACGTCCCGCCGAGCCTCGGGACCCTGCCTACCGACAAGCTGCCGTTCGCCCTCTGGCTGACCCTGGTGATCCTGATCGTCGGCGCGCTGACCTTTTTCCCCGCCCTGGCGATGGGGCCGATCGTCGAGCAGCTGCAGATGATGGGAGGGTAG
- a CDS encoding L,D-transpeptidase family protein → MGKPTAPFPILTDNDMTQRTIFPWCTIFALTALLVARPCAGAEFRLGSGMIGTLASHEIRQGESLIELAPQYDLGYNEIVAANQELDPIIPEPGARITIPSRWIIPDVPLRRGIVINLSEMRLFYFPSRHPDRVVTYPIGIGDEGWETPTGTYRIVEKITRPTWHVPASIRRQKPELPKEVPPGPDNPLGSHALRLSLRSVLIHGTDRPFGIGRQVSHGCIHLYPNDIPKLFAAVPVGTKVSIIRQPVKLALLNGHVFAEAHGGPDDDLMATAFGLVFSKGLADRVDLQKLTVVAREKTGIPTDVSR, encoded by the coding sequence GTGGGGAAGCCGACCGCACCATTCCCCATCCTCACCGATAACGACATGACGCAACGGACCATCTTCCCCTGGTGTACCATTTTTGCCCTAACAGCGCTGTTGGTGGCCCGGCCATGTGCAGGGGCCGAATTCCGGCTCGGCAGCGGGATGATCGGCACCCTGGCCAGCCACGAGATCAGGCAGGGCGAATCGCTGATCGAGCTGGCGCCGCAGTATGACCTCGGCTACAACGAGATCGTCGCCGCCAATCAGGAGCTCGACCCGATCATTCCCGAACCTGGCGCCCGGATCACCATTCCCAGCCGCTGGATCATCCCCGACGTCCCCCTTCGCCGGGGAATCGTCATCAATCTCTCCGAAATGCGGCTTTTTTATTTTCCCTCCCGCCACCCCGACCGGGTCGTCACCTACCCGATCGGCATCGGTGACGAGGGGTGGGAAACGCCGACCGGCACCTATCGGATCGTCGAAAAGATCACCCGGCCCACCTGGCACGTCCCGGCCTCGATCAGGCGGCAGAAGCCCGAATTGCCGAAGGAGGTCCCGCCGGGGCCGGACAACCCGTTGGGCAGCCATGCCCTCCGGCTCTCCCTCCGCTCGGTGCTGATCCACGGCACCGACCGGCCGTTCGGTATCGGCCGCCAAGTCAGCCACGGCTGCATCCATCTCTACCCAAACGATATCCCGAAGCTCTTTGCCGCTGTTCCCGTCGGCACCAAGGTGTCGATCATCCGCCAGCCGGTCAAGCTGGCACTCCTTAACGGCCACGTCTTTGCCGAGGCCCACGGCGGACCGGACGACGACCTCATGGCGACTGCCTTCGGCCTGGTCTTCAGCAAGGGGTTGGCCGACCGAGTCGATCTGCAAAAATTGACGGTAGTGGCCCGTGAAAAGACCGGCATCCCGACCGACGTCAGCCGTTAG
- a CDS encoding urea amidolyase associated protein UAAP2, protein MTIATLKESPLDPAAAVASTVVPAGEHWIRLIRAGQTLRIVDLEGNQAVDTIFYNAADYSDRYSAVDTIREQGNVYLSTGSQLLSSEGNVLLTISADTCGRHDTLGGGCSAESNSVRYPREKRYMHNCRDSFLAGLLAWGEGMDKREIVHNINFFMNVPISPDGKSTFADGISEPGKYVELRAEMDVICLISNCPQLNNPCNAYNPTPVQLLIWD, encoded by the coding sequence ATGACCATAGCGACCCTCAAAGAAAGCCCGCTCGACCCGGCCGCCGCCGTCGCCTCGACCGTCGTCCCGGCCGGCGAGCACTGGATCCGGCTGATCCGCGCGGGGCAGACCCTGCGGATCGTCGACTTGGAAGGGAACCAGGCGGTAGATACCATCTTCTACAACGCTGCCGATTACAGCGACCGCTACAGCGCCGTCGACACCATCCGCGAGCAGGGGAACGTCTACCTCTCCACCGGCTCCCAATTGCTGTCGTCGGAGGGCAACGTCCTGCTGACCATCAGCGCCGACACCTGCGGCCGGCACGATACCCTGGGAGGCGGCTGCTCCGCCGAGAGCAACTCGGTCCGCTACCCCCGGGAGAAACGCTACATGCACAACTGCCGCGACAGCTTCCTCGCCGGCCTCCTCGCCTGGGGCGAGGGGATGGACAAGCGGGAGATCGTTCACAACATCAATTTCTTCATGAACGTGCCGATCTCCCCGGACGGCAAATCGACCTTCGCCGACGGCATCTCCGAGCCGGGGAAATACGTCGAACTGCGGGCGGAAATGGACGTGATCTGCCTGATCTCCAACTGTCCGCAGCTCAACAACCCGTGCAACGCCTACAACCCGACCCCAGTGCAGCTGTTGATCTGGGACTGA
- the kdpB gene encoding potassium-transporting ATPase subunit KdpB, with amino-acid sequence MSRHAPEPISIFDRRLMCAALVESFKKLDPRTLWRNPVVFAVEIASVITLISFALALGGVGGESARFTGLVSLWLWLTVIFATFAEALAEGRGKARAASLRKTRTEVTAKRVKRPAFDAPVEIVPATALRKGDCILVEAGELIAGDGEVVAGAALVNEAAVTGESAPVVREAGGDRSAVTGGTTVIANAIVVRITANPGETFLDRMISLIEGAKRRKTPNEIALEVLLVALTTVFLLVCANISPLSAYSVKAAGRGAPISLTVLVALFVCLAPTTIAALLPAIGIAGMDRLFQKNVIALSGRAIEAAGDVNVLLLDKTGTITLGNREAVEFVPVGGHSEQELAEAALLASLTDETPEGRSIVMLAKKRYGLEAVLPADGQAIVFSAETRLSGLDTGGRRYRKGAADSTVAFARSLGASATPATLEEVVDRIARAGATPLVVSRDAEIFGVVNLKDIIKGGIQERFQQLRQMGIRTVMITGDNPLTAAAIAAEAQVDDFLAKAKPEDKLRLIKENQEQGFMVAMTGDGTNDAPALAQADVAVAMNTGTQPAREAANIIDLDSNPTKLLDIVEVGKQILMTRGNLTTFSIANDVAKYFAIIPAMLLSIYPPLAVLNVMQLATPRSAILSAVIFNALIIPLLVPLALKGTKFRPLPAEKLLIHNLLIYGVGGMLAPFAGIKVVDLLVRLFV; translated from the coding sequence ATGTCCAGACACGCTCCGGAACCGATCTCGATCTTTGACCGCCGGCTGATGTGCGCGGCGCTGGTCGAGTCCTTCAAAAAGCTCGATCCCCGCACCCTCTGGCGCAATCCGGTGGTGTTCGCCGTGGAGATCGCCAGTGTCATTACCCTGATTTCCTTTGCCCTGGCGCTCGGCGGAGTGGGAGGGGAGTCGGCCCGCTTTACCGGGTTGGTTTCGCTCTGGCTCTGGCTGACGGTTATCTTCGCCACCTTTGCCGAAGCACTGGCCGAGGGACGGGGAAAAGCCCGCGCCGCCTCTCTCCGCAAGACCCGCACCGAAGTGACCGCCAAGCGGGTGAAAAGGCCGGCATTTGACGCTCCCGTCGAGATTGTCCCGGCCACCGCACTGCGCAAGGGGGATTGCATCCTGGTCGAAGCAGGCGAGCTGATCGCCGGTGACGGCGAGGTGGTGGCCGGGGCCGCGCTGGTGAACGAAGCGGCGGTGACCGGCGAATCGGCGCCGGTGGTGCGCGAGGCCGGTGGCGACCGGAGCGCCGTTACCGGCGGCACCACCGTCATCGCCAACGCGATTGTCGTCCGGATTACCGCCAATCCGGGAGAAACCTTCCTCGACCGAATGATTTCGCTGATCGAAGGGGCGAAACGCCGCAAGACCCCCAACGAGATTGCCCTGGAAGTCCTCCTGGTTGCCCTCACCACGGTATTTCTGCTGGTCTGCGCCAACATCAGCCCGCTCTCCGCCTATAGCGTCAAGGCGGCCGGCCGGGGGGCGCCGATATCGCTGACGGTGCTGGTCGCCCTTTTCGTCTGCCTTGCCCCGACCACCATCGCCGCGTTGCTGCCGGCCATTGGCATTGCCGGGATGGACCGGCTCTTCCAGAAGAACGTCATTGCGCTGTCGGGGCGGGCCATCGAAGCGGCCGGCGATGTCAATGTGCTGCTCCTCGACAAGACCGGCACCATCACCCTCGGTAACCGGGAGGCGGTGGAGTTTGTCCCGGTGGGCGGACACAGCGAACAGGAACTGGCCGAGGCCGCCCTGCTGGCCTCGCTCACCGACGAAACCCCGGAAGGGCGCTCGATCGTCATGCTGGCGAAGAAACGGTACGGCCTGGAGGCGGTTCTCCCCGCCGATGGGCAGGCCATCGTCTTCAGCGCCGAGACCCGCCTTTCCGGACTCGACACCGGCGGCCGGCGCTACCGGAAAGGGGCGGCGGATTCAACGGTCGCCTTTGCCCGGAGCCTCGGTGCTTCTGCCACCCCTGCCACTCTGGAAGAAGTGGTGGACCGGATCGCCCGGGCCGGGGCGACGCCGCTGGTGGTCAGCCGCGATGCCGAGATTTTCGGCGTCGTCAACCTGAAGGACATCATCAAGGGGGGAATTCAGGAGCGGTTCCAGCAGCTGCGGCAGATGGGTATCCGGACGGTGATGATCACCGGCGACAATCCGCTCACTGCCGCGGCCATTGCCGCCGAGGCCCAGGTGGATGACTTCCTGGCGAAGGCGAAGCCGGAGGACAAGCTGCGGCTGATCAAGGAAAACCAGGAGCAGGGCTTCATGGTGGCAATGACCGGCGACGGCACCAACGATGCCCCGGCGCTGGCCCAGGCCGACGTGGCGGTGGCGATGAACACCGGCACGCAGCCGGCCCGCGAGGCGGCGAATATCATCGATCTCGATTCGAACCCGACCAAGCTCCTCGACATCGTCGAAGTCGGGAAGCAGATCCTGATGACCCGCGGCAACCTGACCACCTTCAGCATCGCCAACGACGTCGCCAAGTACTTCGCGATCATCCCGGCGATGCTGCTCTCGATCTACCCGCCGCTGGCGGTGCTCAACGTCATGCAGCTGGCGACGCCCCGCTCGGCGATCCTCTCGGCGGTGATCTTCAACGCGCTGATCATTCCGCTGCTGGTGCCGCTGGCGCTCAAGGGAACCAAATTCCGCCCGCTGCCGGCCGAAAAGCTCCTCATTCACAATCTGCTCATCTACGGGGTGGGGGGGATGCTTGCGCCGTTTGCCGGGATCAAGGTGGTCGATCTGCTGGTGAGGCTGTTCGTGTAA
- the nikR gene encoding nickel-responsive transcriptional regulator NikR — translation MDMKKNSGVKRICISLPESLSEELDRIMAESSFQNRSNAVAEMLRDALITRREKHNDREVMAGSITIFYDESRNQIQERLVEIQRAYLKEVVSSLNVMLENNYRMEVLIVQGPVYRLRALVQELIGCKGVETGKLTLTGSTLPPLHARKKTR, via the coding sequence ATGGACATGAAGAAAAATTCGGGGGTCAAACGGATCTGCATCTCGCTGCCGGAATCGCTGTCGGAAGAACTGGACCGGATCATGGCCGAGAGCAGCTTCCAGAACCGGAGCAACGCGGTGGCGGAAATGCTCCGCGACGCGTTGATCACCCGGCGGGAGAAGCACAACGACCGGGAAGTGATGGCCGGGAGCATCACCATCTTTTACGACGAATCGCGGAACCAGATCCAGGAACGGCTGGTGGAGATCCAGCGCGCCTACCTGAAGGAAGTGGTCAGTTCCCTCAACGTCATGCTGGAGAACAACTACCGGATGGAGGTGCTGATCGTTCAGGGTCCGGTCTACCGCCTGCGGGCGCTGGTCCAGGAACTGATCGGCTGCAAGGGGGTGGAAACGGGGAAACTGACCCTGACCGGTTCGACGCTGCCGCCGCTCCATGCCCGAAAGAAAACCAGGTAG
- a CDS encoding ABC transporter ATP-binding protein, with the protein MTTHEIALPSYRQQSPAVRERFRKIAARPVVLRVNRLGKTFDGVQGAIQTLHDVSFEVRRREFISIIGPSGCGKSTLIRILAGLEEPTSGAILLDEREVTGPGPDRGMVFQGYTLFPWLTVLKNVMFGLEVSQGFGSLSAEQEARSWIEMVGLQEFTEAYPHELSGGMKQRVAIARALANRPRILLMDEPFGALDAQTRAKMQSYLLQIWKNVDVTIIFITHDLDEAVYLSDRIVVLKANPGEIQEIIEVPVEHPRSPEQFLSQEFLATKKRLEELIHPAKEGDDLLPIVRLTPVGDDVY; encoded by the coding sequence ATGACAACGCATGAAATCGCCCTTCCCAGCTACCGGCAGCAGAGTCCGGCAGTCCGGGAGCGGTTCCGGAAAATCGCCGCCCGGCCGGTGGTCCTGCGGGTCAACCGGCTCGGCAAGACCTTCGACGGAGTCCAGGGGGCCATCCAGACCCTCCATGATGTCTCTTTCGAGGTGCGGCGCCGCGAATTCATTTCGATCATCGGGCCGTCCGGCTGCGGCAAATCGACCCTGATCCGGATCCTTGCCGGGCTGGAAGAGCCGACCAGCGGCGCCATCCTGCTCGACGAGCGGGAGGTGACCGGCCCCGGCCCCGACCGGGGGATGGTCTTCCAGGGCTATACCCTCTTCCCCTGGCTGACGGTGTTGAAGAACGTCATGTTCGGCCTGGAGGTCTCCCAGGGGTTCGGCAGCCTGTCGGCCGAACAGGAGGCGCGGAGCTGGATCGAGATGGTCGGCCTGCAGGAATTCACCGAGGCGTACCCCCACGAGCTCTCCGGCGGGATGAAGCAGCGGGTGGCGATTGCCCGCGCCCTGGCCAACCGGCCGCGGATCCTCTTGATGGACGAGCCGTTCGGCGCCCTCGACGCGCAGACTCGCGCCAAGATGCAGTCGTACCTGCTGCAGATCTGGAAAAACGTCGATGTCACCATCATCTTCATCACCCACGACCTGGACGAGGCGGTCTACCTCTCCGACCGGATCGTGGTCCTGAAGGCCAATCCGGGGGAAATCCAGGAGATCATCGAAGTGCCAGTGGAACACCCCCGGTCGCCGGAACAGTTCCTTTCCCAGGAATTCCTGGCGACCAAAAAACGGCTCGAAGAGTTGATCCATCCGGCCAAGGAGGGGGATGACCTGCTCCCCATCGTCCGCTTGACGCCAGTTGGTGACGATGTCTATTGA